One stretch of Streptococcus australis DNA includes these proteins:
- a CDS encoding GNAT family N-acetyltransferase gives MILRRPRLADKETVLEMMAEFEQTQSPHDGGFWNANNFVYEEWLEENLQAEAGLNIPENWVPAIQLVSFDVAGQALGFLNLRLRLNDYLLENGGHIGYSIRPSERGKGYAKEALRQGLQVAKQKNIKKALVTCSVENPASRAVILANGGLIEDIRNGVERYWIDLE, from the coding sequence ATGATACTACGCAGACCAAGATTGGCAGATAAAGAAACAGTTTTAGAGATGATGGCAGAGTTTGAACAGACTCAATCACCCCACGATGGTGGCTTTTGGAACGCCAACAATTTTGTTTATGAAGAGTGGCTAGAAGAAAATCTTCAAGCGGAAGCGGGACTCAATATTCCTGAAAACTGGGTTCCTGCTATCCAGCTGGTTAGTTTTGACGTAGCAGGCCAGGCTCTTGGCTTTCTCAACCTTCGTCTCCGATTAAATGACTACTTACTAGAAAATGGGGGCCATATCGGCTACTCCATCCGCCCGTCTGAAAGAGGCAAAGGTTATGCCAAAGAAGCTCTCCGACAAGGCTTGCAAGTAGCCAAGCAAAAGAATATCAAAAAAGCGCTTGTGACCTGCAGTGTGGAAAATCCGGCTAGCAGAGCCGTCATTCTTGCAAATGGAGGTCTTATTGAGGATATTCGCAATGGTGTAGAACGTTACTGGATAGATTTGGAGTAA
- the nrdD gene encoding anaerobic ribonucleoside-triphosphate reductase, with translation MIVLEGKNAPAPTLFVEKRDGRRVLFDVDKIDKALHKAADKVMNVTPLVERRLNGLLERIVAEIHSRFPQGVKIYEIQNVVEHELLEAKEYALAEEYITYRTQRDFERSKATDINFSIHKLLNKDQSVVNENANKDSDVFNTQRDLTAGIVGKSIGLQMLPKHVANAHQKGEIHYHDLDYSPYTPMTNCCLIDFKGMLENGFKIGNAEVESPKSIQTATAQISQIIANVASSQYGGCSADRIDEVLAPYAEKNYQKHLKDAEEWVLPDKREDYAWKKTQKDIYDAMQSLEYEINTLFTSNGQTPFTSLGFGLGTNRFEREIQKAILTIRIKGLGSEHRTAIFPKLIFTLKRGLNLEEGSPNYDIKQLALECATKRMYPDVLSYDKIIELTGSFKVPMGCRSFLQGWKDENGVEVNSGRMNLGVVTVNLPRIALESEGDMNKFWEIFNERMNIAEDALVYRVERTKEATPANAPILYQYGAFGRRLGKEESVDQLFKNRRATISLGYIGLYEVATVFFGNSWESNPEAKEFTLDIIRDMKRRVEEWSDQYDYHFSIYSTPSESLTDRFCRLDTEKFGSIPDITDKEYYTNSFHYDVRKNPTPFEKLDFEKVYPEAGASGGFIHYCEYPVLQQNPKALEAVWDYAYDRVGYLGTNTPIDRCYKCDFEGDFEPTERGFACPNCGNNDPKTVDVVKRTCGYLGNPQARPMVNGRHKEIAARVKHMNGSTIKTAGHEVTN, from the coding sequence ATGATTGTATTGGAAGGGAAAAATGCCCCTGCTCCAACCTTATTCGTTGAAAAGCGGGACGGTAGACGAGTTTTATTTGATGTAGACAAGATTGACAAAGCGCTTCACAAGGCAGCTGATAAAGTCATGAATGTGACTCCCTTGGTTGAAAGACGTCTCAATGGATTGCTTGAGCGCATTGTTGCGGAGATTCACAGTCGCTTCCCTCAAGGTGTCAAGATTTACGAAATTCAAAATGTCGTAGAACATGAACTTCTTGAAGCTAAAGAATATGCGCTAGCTGAGGAGTATATCACTTATCGGACACAAAGGGATTTTGAGCGCTCAAAAGCGACAGATATCAACTTTAGTATCCATAAGCTCCTCAATAAAGACCAATCGGTTGTCAATGAAAATGCCAATAAAGACAGTGATGTTTTTAATACCCAGCGTGATTTGACAGCAGGGATTGTTGGGAAATCAATCGGACTGCAAATGCTTCCTAAACATGTGGCCAATGCTCATCAAAAAGGGGAGATTCACTACCACGATTTGGATTATAGTCCTTACACACCGATGACCAACTGCTGTTTGATTGATTTTAAAGGCATGTTGGAAAATGGTTTTAAGATTGGAAATGCGGAGGTAGAGAGTCCCAAGTCTATCCAGACTGCGACAGCTCAGATTTCCCAAATCATCGCCAATGTTGCTTCTAGCCAGTACGGGGGCTGTTCAGCTGACCGTATCGATGAAGTCTTGGCTCCTTATGCAGAGAAGAATTACCAGAAGCACCTCAAGGATGCGGAAGAGTGGGTCTTACCTGACAAACGGGAAGACTACGCTTGGAAGAAAACGCAAAAGGACATCTACGATGCCATGCAATCTCTCGAGTATGAAATCAACACTCTCTTCACATCAAATGGACAAACACCTTTTACTTCGCTAGGTTTTGGTCTGGGAACCAATCGTTTTGAGCGTGAAATTCAAAAAGCTATCTTGACCATTCGTATCAAGGGTCTTGGTTCAGAACATCGAACAGCCATCTTCCCAAAACTCATCTTTACGTTAAAAAGAGGCCTCAACTTAGAAGAAGGTTCACCTAACTACGACATCAAACAGTTGGCTCTTGAGTGTGCAACCAAGCGGATGTACCCAGATGTCTTGTCCTATGATAAGATTATCGAGCTGACAGGTTCCTTTAAAGTCCCAATGGGCTGCCGTTCTTTCCTCCAAGGATGGAAGGATGAGAATGGTGTTGAGGTCAATTCAGGCCGTATGAATCTAGGTGTTGTGACAGTCAATCTGCCTCGTATCGCCCTCGAGTCCGAAGGTGACATGAACAAGTTCTGGGAAATCTTCAACGAGCGAATGAACATTGCGGAGGATGCTCTGGTTTATCGTGTCGAACGAACCAAGGAAGCGACGCCAGCAAATGCCCCGATCCTTTATCAGTACGGGGCCTTCGGTCGCCGTCTCGGAAAAGAAGAAAGTGTAGACCAGCTCTTTAAGAATCGTCGTGCGACCATTTCTCTAGGTTATATCGGCTTGTATGAAGTGGCGACGGTCTTCTTTGGCAATAGCTGGGAGAGTAATCCAGAAGCCAAGGAATTCACACTTGACATCATTCGTGATATGAAACGACGTGTAGAAGAGTGGTCAGATCAATATGATTACCATTTCTCTATCTACTCAACACCATCTGAAAGTTTGACGGACCGTTTTTGTCGTTTGGATACAGAGAAGTTCGGCTCTATTCCTGATATTACAGACAAGGAATACTACACCAACTCTTTCCACTATGATGTCCGTAAAAATCCAACACCGTTTGAAAAACTGGATTTTGAAAAAGTCTATCCAGAAGCAGGTGCGTCAGGTGGCTTTATCCACTATTGTGAGTATCCAGTTCTTCAACAAAATCCTAAAGCCTTGGAAGCTGTCTGGGACTATGCCTATGACCGTGTCGGCTATCTAGGAACCAATACTCCGATTGATCGCTGTTACAAGTGTGATTTTGAAGGGGATTTTGAACCGACTGAGAGAGGCTTTGCTTGTCCCAACTGTGGCAATAACGACCCAAAAACAGTAGATGTTGTGAAACGAACTTGTGGCTATCTTGGAAACCCTCAAGCGCGTCCAATGGTTAACGGCCGCCACAAGGAAATCGCTGCGCGTGTCAAACACATGAACGGTTCTACTATTAAAACGGCAGGACATGAAGTAACAAATTAG
- a CDS encoding damage-inducible protein CinA, producing the protein MNVYEEKDEQLEEFRYQYRERLDQESEFGLERGKKKRTPLPFFSMVIWSLAATAVSVMLPLIFGLVSPQQMQDLYTGWALHQSGQIYTDYYGSNGLLYYLLTYLSQGNILFALVEWLALFGAGVFLFKSADTLTGQGEQARQLLLIFYLLVGSLGFGGSYAVVVALPFLFYSFSLVADYLDDPSNDKGFLRVGMSLALAFFLSPIPTALFAATLALSLFGFNIAKRRFAHGLYQFFASALGFSIIFYPIGYYTVLTGTFGDAIGHTLYPIDTLSLFSNANLMENTAFYGLLSIGIGILTLIFSGLFQTKSAKQSAVSIGASLGLLVTLALLIFSKEPLHGSRLAAILPFLTLLLLTNIREGSSDRISRSRRRVRSSSLFGRYLKGNFYLPLVAIVYLLFLPVLSRYVSHPATYQERERLASVVKEQTSSEDRVYAWDDRPDFYRASERLAPTSLVTPTLYTASDENKTKLMNDLKENKPKMILVNQKVALWSDVESWLSEKYEPVQTDASEFKLYKSK; encoded by the coding sequence ATGAACGTATACGAGGAAAAAGACGAACAGCTAGAAGAATTTCGATACCAGTATCGGGAACGGCTGGATCAAGAGTCTGAATTTGGACTGGAGCGAGGTAAGAAGAAACGAACTCCGCTTCCATTTTTTAGCATGGTGATTTGGAGTCTGGCTGCTACAGCTGTTTCTGTAATGTTGCCTCTGATCTTTGGTTTGGTGAGCCCCCAACAGATGCAAGATCTTTATACTGGTTGGGCGCTACATCAGAGTGGGCAGATTTACACGGATTATTATGGTTCAAATGGACTGCTTTATTACTTACTAACCTATCTCTCTCAAGGGAATATCCTTTTTGCTTTGGTGGAGTGGTTGGCCTTGTTCGGAGCTGGTGTTTTTCTATTTAAATCCGCTGATACCTTGACAGGTCAGGGAGAACAGGCTAGACAGCTTTTGTTGATTTTCTATCTGCTTGTGGGCAGTCTAGGATTTGGTGGTAGCTATGCAGTAGTTGTGGCCTTGCCTTTTCTATTTTATAGTTTTAGCCTAGTGGCTGACTATCTGGATGATCCAAGTAACGATAAAGGTTTCTTGCGAGTTGGGATGAGTTTAGCACTAGCTTTCTTCCTATCACCTATTCCTACAGCCTTGTTTGCAGCTACACTTGCCTTGAGTTTGTTTGGATTTAATATTGCCAAGCGTCGATTTGCTCATGGTTTGTATCAATTTTTCGCATCAGCTCTAGGATTTTCTATCATATTTTATCCAATTGGCTACTACACTGTATTAACAGGAACTTTTGGTGATGCGATTGGCCACACCTTGTATCCAATAGATACGCTTAGTCTATTTTCAAATGCCAATCTTATGGAGAATACTGCTTTCTATGGCTTGCTATCCATCGGTATTGGAATTCTGACATTGATCTTTTCAGGATTGTTTCAGACCAAGTCAGCCAAACAATCTGCTGTCTCAATAGGCGCTAGTTTAGGCTTACTGGTAACTCTTGCTTTATTAATTTTTTCAAAGGAACCTTTGCATGGCTCACGTTTGGCAGCAATTTTACCCTTTTTGACATTGTTATTGCTAACCAACATTAGAGAAGGCAGCTCTGATCGTATCAGTCGTAGTAGACGAAGAGTTCGCTCTTCATCACTCTTTGGTCGCTACCTCAAGGGAAATTTCTATCTACCATTGGTTGCGATAGTCTATTTACTTTTTCTACCCGTTTTGAGTCGTTATGTTTCTCACCCAGCGACTTACCAGGAGAGAGAGCGTCTTGCTAGTGTGGTGAAAGAGCAAACAAGTTCGGAGGATCGTGTCTATGCTTGGGACGATCGTCCAGATTTTTATCGAGCAAGTGAACGCTTGGCGCCGACTTCTCTAGTGACACCAACACTCTATACTGCAAGCGATGAAAATAAAACCAAACTTATGAATGATCTAAAAGAAAATAAACCGAAGATGATTTTGGTCAATCAAAAAGTAGCCTTGTGGTCGGATGTAGAGAGCTGGCTCAGCGAAAAATACGAGCCTGTTCAGACAGATGCTAGTGAATTCAAGCTTTATAAATCTAAATAA
- a CDS encoding vWA domain-containing protein: MKSYKRSLFWKCKSALLTAALASVVVAVGQVGADEVKNPSQTANDLAQTSSDTAKQTSSSKLADETVKEIQAKATTPVVPADKAQPGDVVKVATTSTELKVDTKENETGTEAVAKAEASVNVETTILAAKGTPVGEKAPVITTKTASDHIETDEYVADVTQTVKKTRIEKVLKEADVTITKQSSGSADIVFTIDKSGSMDSSIQNVVQNIETFVRDLASKKVDARLGLIAYESAKNVQYFDFNGSKFTKNVEEYIKALKSITTMGGTEEPTVPLHHIATSKDYDWSTASNNRRFAFLITDESIDFDTPGIPTVDETIKALKAADISLSVVGMSYEESTFKPLVEGTKGLYLNIRQEFSSLLNRDFTNHVVKTVQEGRVYRIVTEKYDFLSEAHVVLKPKAPAYHTETVSKKAELPKTGVQASSGLAAAGLVLLAAVSGFTVVTKKEEK, translated from the coding sequence ATGAAAAGTTATAAACGTTCTTTATTTTGGAAATGCAAGTCGGCTTTACTTACAGCAGCATTAGCATCTGTAGTTGTAGCAGTGGGACAAGTCGGCGCTGATGAAGTAAAAAACCCTAGTCAGACAGCTAACGATTTGGCTCAAACAAGTTCAGATACAGCCAAGCAAACTTCGTCTAGCAAACTAGCTGATGAAACTGTAAAAGAAATCCAAGCTAAGGCAACTACTCCAGTGGTACCAGCTGATAAAGCTCAACCTGGTGATGTTGTTAAGGTGGCTACAACCTCTACAGAACTTAAAGTTGATACTAAAGAAAATGAAACTGGCACAGAAGCTGTAGCTAAAGCAGAAGCTTCTGTAAATGTTGAGACAACTATCTTAGCTGCCAAAGGAACTCCTGTCGGAGAAAAAGCGCCAGTTATCACCACAAAGACTGCATCTGATCATATTGAGACTGATGAATATGTAGCGGATGTAACTCAGACTGTCAAAAAAACTCGAATAGAAAAAGTTTTGAAAGAAGCAGATGTGACAATTACTAAGCAATCATCTGGTTCTGCAGATATTGTTTTTACCATTGATAAATCAGGTTCAATGGATTCATCTATTCAAAATGTTGTGCAAAACATCGAAACTTTTGTTCGTGATTTGGCTAGCAAAAAGGTGGATGCTCGCCTTGGTTTAATCGCATACGAATCTGCTAAGAATGTTCAGTATTTTGACTTTAATGGCTCTAAATTCACTAAGAATGTAGAGGAATATATTAAGGCGCTTAAGTCTATTACAACCATGGGAGGAACAGAAGAACCTACAGTTCCTTTACATCATATCGCAACTTCGAAAGACTATGATTGGTCTACAGCTTCTAATAATCGTCGTTTTGCGTTCTTGATTACTGATGAGAGTATTGATTTCGATACCCCAGGAATTCCAACAGTAGACGAAACAATCAAGGCACTTAAGGCAGCAGATATTTCCCTATCAGTTGTAGGGATGAGCTACGAAGAATCGACCTTCAAACCTTTAGTTGAGGGGACAAAAGGCCTTTACCTGAATATTCGTCAGGAATTTTCTAGTCTCTTAAATCGTGATTTTACAAACCATGTTGTGAAGACTGTCCAAGAAGGACGTGTTTACCGTATCGTGACTGAAAAATACGATTTCTTGTCAGAGGCGCATGTGGTACTTAAACCAAAAGCACCAGCTTATCATACTGAGACGGTCTCTAAAAAGGCTGAATTACCAAAAACAGGTGTTCAAGCTTCTTCAGGATTGGCTGCAGCTGGCTTAGTTTTGCTAGCAGCAGTCTCAGGATTTACTGTAGTGACCAAGAAAGAAGAGAAATAA
- the nrdG gene encoding anaerobic ribonucleoside-triphosphate reductase activating protein, with the protein MTWNTPKPGEWKSEELSKGRIIDYKAFNFVDGEGVRNSLYVSGCMFHCEGCYNVATWSFNAGIPYTAELEEQIMVDLAQPYVQGLTLLGGEPFLNTGILLPLVKRIRKELPDKDIWSWTGYTWEEMMLETPDKLELLSLIDILVDGRYDKSKRNLMLQFRGSSNQRIIDVQKSLKSGQVVIWDKLNDGKESYEQVKRE; encoded by the coding sequence ATGACATGGAATACACCAAAACCAGGTGAATGGAAAAGTGAGGAACTTAGTAAAGGGCGAATCATTGATTACAAGGCCTTTAACTTTGTCGATGGAGAAGGTGTGCGAAACTCTCTCTATGTATCAGGTTGCATGTTTCACTGCGAAGGATGCTATAATGTTGCGACTTGGTCTTTCAATGCAGGTATTCCTTATACAGCAGAGTTAGAAGAACAGATTATGGTAGACCTTGCCCAGCCCTATGTTCAAGGCTTGACCTTGCTGGGAGGAGAACCTTTTCTTAATACGGGTATCCTCTTACCTCTCGTTAAACGTATTCGAAAGGAACTGCCAGACAAAGACATCTGGTCCTGGACGGGCTACACTTGGGAAGAAATGATGCTGGAGACTCCAGACAAATTGGAACTCTTATCGCTGATTGACATCCTTGTCGATGGACGGTATGATAAAAGCAAGCGCAATCTCATGCTCCAGTTTCGAGGGTCTTCTAATCAACGGATTATTGATGTGCAAAAATCTCTCAAAAGTGGGCAAGTAGTGATTTGGGATAAGCTCAATGACGGAAAAGAAAGCTATGAACAGGTGAAGAGAGAATGA